From the genome of Candidatus Nanopelagicales bacterium, one region includes:
- a CDS encoding sugar ABC transporter ATP-binding protein, translating to MIQSAMAEDGPRTALTVRGLSKTFTGQRALDDVDLELRAGEVHALLGENGSGKSTLIKCLAGFYQPDDGAAVSIAGQPVDLPLTPAQATRLGMVFVHQDLGLIPNLSVAENFAISQGYGTGLLSRIRWRRIRARAREVLGRLNHADIDIDAPVARLPVATQTIVAIARALSSAESGARVLVLDEPTAALPDDEAERLFASVRQVTASGVAVLYVSHKLQEILVLADRATILRDGRRIDTVDCQGLRERDLVHLIVGREVAIPEREQRGGVGTPVIRVSHLRGNRLKDVSFTVSEGEIVGLVGMLGSGRSELARMLFGAQRPTAGSVEVTGSSAPSSPKRAVRAGVALVPENRRRDGGVLDMPISANLTLPTVSTFFTGGRIATRRERETVRGLIERFGVNPPMESRAFKFFSGGNQQKVVIAKWMNTHPRFVVFDEPVQGVDIGARVEIFELIGKAAEQGTAVLLISSELDLMLSVCDRLLVLRDGCLIADLPNEGLTRQQLTELIYFGSAGSLATQRQGSDA from the coding sequence GTGATCCAGTCCGCCATGGCGGAGGACGGCCCCCGCACGGCACTCACCGTGCGGGGGCTGTCCAAGACCTTCACCGGCCAGCGGGCGCTGGACGACGTCGACCTGGAGCTCCGAGCGGGCGAGGTCCACGCCCTGCTTGGCGAGAACGGCTCCGGCAAGTCGACGCTCATCAAGTGCCTCGCCGGGTTCTACCAGCCCGATGACGGTGCGGCCGTCAGCATCGCCGGGCAGCCGGTGGACCTCCCCCTGACACCGGCCCAGGCCACTCGCCTGGGGATGGTGTTCGTCCACCAGGACCTGGGTCTGATCCCCAACCTCTCGGTGGCGGAGAACTTCGCGATCAGCCAGGGGTACGGGACCGGTCTGCTGTCCCGGATCAGGTGGCGGAGGATTCGTGCCCGGGCTCGCGAGGTCCTGGGACGCTTGAACCACGCTGACATCGACATCGATGCACCCGTTGCGCGGCTGCCCGTCGCCACCCAGACCATCGTCGCCATCGCCCGCGCCCTCAGCTCGGCCGAGTCGGGTGCCCGGGTCCTCGTCCTGGACGAGCCCACTGCCGCACTTCCGGATGACGAGGCGGAGCGCCTGTTCGCCTCGGTCCGGCAGGTGACCGCGAGCGGCGTCGCCGTGCTGTACGTCTCGCACAAGCTGCAGGAGATTCTGGTGCTGGCTGACCGGGCGACGATCCTGAGGGACGGCCGTCGCATCGACACGGTCGACTGCCAGGGGCTGAGGGAACGAGACCTGGTGCACCTCATCGTCGGCCGCGAGGTCGCCATCCCCGAGCGAGAGCAGCGCGGCGGGGTCGGGACGCCGGTGATCCGCGTGTCCCACCTGCGGGGCAACCGGCTCAAGGACGTGTCCTTCACCGTGTCGGAGGGGGAGATCGTCGGGCTGGTGGGCATGCTCGGCTCCGGTCGCAGCGAGTTGGCCCGGATGCTCTTCGGGGCCCAGCGACCGACGGCGGGCAGCGTCGAGGTCACCGGTTCCTCCGCCCCGAGCTCGCCCAAGCGAGCGGTGCGGGCCGGGGTCGCGCTCGTGCCGGAGAACCGTCGCCGCGACGGCGGTGTGCTTGACATGCCCATCTCCGCGAACCTGACGCTGCCCACGGTGTCGACCTTCTTCACCGGCGGTCGCATCGCGACCCGCCGTGAGAGGGAGACGGTGCGCGGGCTGATCGAGCGGTTCGGCGTTAATCCGCCGATGGAGTCGCGGGCGTTCAAGTTCTTCTCCGGTGGCAACCAGCAGAAGGTCGTCATCGCGAAGTGGATGAACACCCATCCCCGCTTCGTGGTCTTCGACGAGCCGGTCCAGGGCGTCGACATCGGAGCGCGGGTCGAGATCTTCGAACTGATCGGCAAGGCGGCGGAACAGGGCACCGCGGTGCTCCTCATCTCCTCCGAGCTCGACCTGATGCTCAGCGTCTGCGACCGGCTCCTCGTACTCCGCGACGGGTGCCTGATCGCCGACCTACCCAACGAGGGACTCACCCGCCAGCAGCTGACCGAGCTCATCTACTTCGGGAGCGCCGGATCGCTGGCGACTCAACGCCAAGGGAGCGACGCATGA
- a CDS encoding ABC transporter permease, whose amino-acid sequence MTTQVTTERVSVGADRVRTVRLPGGRTEPVSIFASRIALPLILVLFIIVFSLLRPETFATGANASTILTLQAVLTILCLGLLLPLIVGELDLSIAANLGMSVILVTGLTSQNNWPLVPALIAAVGASTLVGVVNGLLVTRVGVNSFIVTIAMSALLTGFIGAYTQGNVFYSNIPEGLVALGRGDFLGVPKPVVYAGVIALLMWYLLSSTPLGRYLYAIGGSKDAARLSGISVKNVTLLAFAGAGFLAGVAGVVQAGILGSGNPTVGTPFLLPAYAAVFLGATAVQPGVFNVWGTVLAVITVQVGTTGLVLLGAPFWIEPVFQGSALLIAVIAARWLKGEEL is encoded by the coding sequence ATGACCACTCAGGTCACGACCGAGCGCGTCTCCGTAGGGGCGGACCGGGTCCGCACCGTGCGGCTACCCGGCGGCAGGACCGAGCCGGTGTCGATCTTCGCCTCCCGCATCGCGCTGCCGCTGATCCTCGTGCTCTTCATCATCGTCTTCTCGCTGCTGAGGCCCGAGACCTTCGCTACTGGGGCCAACGCGTCGACGATCCTGACGCTGCAGGCCGTGCTGACGATCCTGTGCCTCGGCCTGCTCCTCCCGCTCATCGTCGGCGAGCTCGACCTGTCGATCGCAGCCAACCTGGGTATGTCGGTCATCCTGGTGACCGGACTGACCTCCCAGAACAACTGGCCGCTGGTGCCGGCGCTGATCGCGGCCGTCGGGGCGTCGACCCTGGTGGGAGTGGTCAACGGTCTGCTCGTCACAAGGGTGGGCGTCAACTCGTTCATCGTCACGATCGCGATGAGCGCACTGCTCACCGGCTTCATCGGCGCGTACACCCAGGGCAACGTGTTCTACTCCAACATCCCTGAAGGGCTCGTTGCGCTCGGCCGGGGTGACTTCCTCGGCGTTCCCAAGCCGGTCGTCTACGCCGGTGTCATCGCGCTGCTGATGTGGTACCTGCTCTCGAGCACACCGCTCGGCCGCTACCTGTACGCCATCGGCGGATCCAAGGATGCGGCCCGGCTCTCCGGCATCTCGGTCAAGAACGTGACCCTGCTGGCCTTCGCAGGGGCGGGCTTCCTTGCCGGCGTGGCCGGAGTCGTTCAGGCGGGCATCCTGGGCAGCGGGAACCCCACCGTGGGTACGCCGTTCCTGCTCCCTGCGTACGCGGCCGTGTTCCTCGGCGCCACGGCCGTCCAGCCCGGGGTGTTCAACGTCTGGGGGACCGTCCTCGCGGTCATCACGGTCCAGGTCGGCACGACCGGGCTGGTGCTGCTCGGTGCGCCCTTCTGGATCGAGCCGGTGTTCCAGGGCTCGGCGCTGCTCATCGCCGTGATCGCAGCGCGGTGGCTGAAGGGGGAGGAGCTGTAG
- a CDS encoding Gfo/Idh/MocA family oxidoreductase, with protein MATPRRFLQFGTGWWGEGWAHEVASSERSELVGLVDVDRVSLDRVADQIGLPADHRFTSVDEALAAVEADCALIVVPPADHAPVAMAAIDEGLHILMEKPFAPTPAHARPVVAAAEAAGRRLMISQTFRFRRGPRTVQSLIRRGLIGEVEQVFGRFHKATPFEPDNFRCLMDEPLIIDMAIHHFDFIRGVFGLEPHVVRARSWNPSWSWYRGNASATVEFETPGGAMVSWQGSYCSRGPLTTWDGAWEIHGTRGSLHWADNEVYFRPTELADTVYTPGALELPGDLMRVPLVDPPTEERAAVLEEFLDALDEDRAPEPSGADNLGSIGLVLAAATSATNGGTPVLVSDI; from the coding sequence GTGGCCACTCCGCGGCGGTTCCTCCAGTTCGGTACGGGCTGGTGGGGCGAAGGCTGGGCCCACGAGGTTGCGTCGAGCGAGCGCAGCGAGCTCGTCGGCCTCGTGGACGTGGACCGGGTCTCGCTCGACCGGGTCGCCGACCAGATCGGTCTGCCGGCCGACCACCGCTTCACGTCCGTCGACGAGGCCCTGGCCGCGGTCGAGGCAGACTGCGCGCTCATCGTCGTCCCGCCGGCCGACCACGCGCCGGTCGCGATGGCGGCGATCGACGAGGGCCTGCACATCCTGATGGAGAAGCCGTTCGCGCCCACGCCCGCGCATGCCCGTCCGGTCGTGGCAGCGGCCGAAGCGGCGGGACGGCGTCTGATGATCTCCCAGACATTCCGGTTCCGTCGGGGTCCGCGCACGGTCCAGTCACTGATCCGACGCGGGCTCATCGGCGAGGTAGAGCAGGTCTTCGGTCGGTTCCACAAGGCCACGCCGTTTGAGCCGGACAACTTCCGCTGCCTCATGGACGAGCCGCTGATCATCGACATGGCCATCCACCACTTCGACTTCATCCGTGGTGTGTTCGGTCTCGAGCCGCACGTCGTCCGCGCCCGCAGCTGGAACCCCAGCTGGAGCTGGTACCGGGGAAACGCCAGCGCGACGGTCGAGTTCGAGACCCCCGGCGGTGCGATGGTCTCGTGGCAAGGGTCGTACTGCTCCCGAGGGCCTCTGACCACGTGGGACGGTGCGTGGGAGATCCACGGGACCCGCGGATCCCTCCACTGGGCCGACAACGAGGTCTACTTCCGGCCGACCGAGCTCGCCGACACCGTCTACACGCCGGGTGCCTTGGAGCTTCCGGGAGACCTCATGCGCGTCCCGTTGGTCGATCCGCCCACGGAGGAGCGAGCCGCGGTGCTCGAGGAGTTCCTTGATGCTCTCGACGAGGATCGTGCCCCCGAGCCCAGCGGCGCCGACAACCTCGGCAGCATCGGCCTCGTCCTCGCCGCCGCGACCTCGGCCACCAACGGCGGCACCCCCGTCCTCGTCTCCGACATCTGA
- a CDS encoding SDR family oxidoreductase, with protein sequence MHIDLSGTTAVVSGSTQGIGLAIVRGLAGAGSAVVLNGRSQATVERAVASVENDVPGASVRGVAADLATVEGAEQLLSAVPSCDILVNNLGIFDPKPFLEIDDDEWLRFFQINVMSGIRLSRAYLPGMIDKGWGRVVFVSSESALQIPPEMMHYGMTKTAQLAISRGLAEFCAGTGVTVNSILPGPTASEGVSEFVWKMGAQEGQTQQEATDEFVRVHRPTQLLRRAATPDEVAAMAVYLCSRQASATTGSSVSVDGGTRRSIV encoded by the coding sequence ATGCACATCGATCTGAGTGGCACGACAGCCGTCGTGTCCGGCTCCACCCAGGGAATCGGTCTGGCCATCGTGCGCGGCCTGGCGGGCGCGGGCTCTGCCGTTGTCCTCAACGGTCGCAGCCAGGCCACCGTCGAGCGCGCCGTCGCGTCCGTCGAGAACGACGTCCCCGGCGCGTCCGTCCGCGGTGTTGCCGCGGACCTGGCCACGGTCGAGGGTGCCGAGCAGCTGCTGAGCGCGGTCCCCAGCTGCGACATCCTCGTGAACAACCTCGGGATCTTCGACCCCAAGCCGTTCCTGGAGATCGATGACGACGAGTGGCTCCGGTTCTTCCAGATCAATGTGATGAGCGGCATTCGCCTGTCCCGGGCGTACCTGCCCGGGATGATCGACAAGGGCTGGGGCCGGGTCGTGTTCGTGTCGAGCGAGTCCGCCCTCCAGATTCCTCCGGAGATGATGCATTACGGGATGACCAAGACCGCGCAACTGGCCATCTCGCGAGGGCTGGCGGAGTTCTGCGCGGGAACCGGCGTGACGGTCAACTCGATCCTCCCCGGCCCCACGGCGTCCGAGGGCGTCTCGGAGTTCGTCTGGAAGATGGGTGCCCAGGAGGGCCAGACCCAGCAAGAGGCGACGGACGAGTTCGTCCGGGTCCACCGGCCCACGCAACTGCTGCGCCGCGCTGCGACACCGGACGAGGTGGCAGCGATGGCCGTCTACCTGTGCTCCCGGCAGGCATCGGCAACAACGGGATCCTCGGTCTCCGTGGACGGCGGCACGCGCCGCTCGATCGTCTGA
- the eda gene encoding bifunctional 4-hydroxy-2-oxoglutarate aldolase/2-dehydro-3-deoxy-phosphogluconate aldolase, with product MRTATEVTEALRDAGFMPVVTVHDPEDAVPLGEALLRAGLRLVEVTFRTEAAQRAIIRLRAELPELLVAAGTVIDAETVERSMDAGAAFVVSPGLNPEVVDYCVERRIPIVPGANDASEIEVGWTRGVRTFNFFPAQLSGGPAMLQALGRPFTSVEFLCSGGITPQNLASYLALPNVVACAGSWVASPESIVEGRFHQIEAHARSTADIVRAHRSQPTGAATKA from the coding sequence GTGCGTACAGCCACCGAGGTGACCGAGGCCCTGCGCGACGCGGGATTCATGCCGGTCGTCACTGTTCACGACCCGGAGGACGCCGTCCCCCTGGGGGAGGCCCTGCTCCGCGCGGGGCTGAGGCTCGTGGAAGTGACCTTCCGGACCGAGGCGGCCCAGCGCGCCATCATCCGGCTGCGGGCGGAGCTGCCGGAGCTGCTCGTCGCGGCGGGGACGGTGATCGACGCGGAGACCGTGGAGAGGTCCATGGACGCCGGTGCGGCGTTCGTCGTCTCACCGGGCCTGAACCCCGAGGTCGTGGACTACTGCGTCGAACGACGCATCCCGATCGTCCCCGGCGCCAACGACGCGTCCGAGATCGAGGTGGGGTGGACCCGCGGGGTCCGGACGTTCAACTTCTTCCCCGCGCAGCTCTCGGGTGGCCCCGCCATGCTGCAGGCGCTGGGCCGCCCGTTCACGAGCGTGGAGTTCCTGTGCTCGGGAGGGATCACCCCGCAGAACCTGGCGAGCTACCTGGCACTGCCGAACGTCGTGGCCTGTGCCGGCAGTTGGGTCGCCAGTCCCGAGTCGATCGTCGAGGGTCGCTTCCACCAGATCGAGGCCCATGCGCGGTCGACCGCGGACATCGTTCGGGCCCACCGCAGCCAGCCGACCGGCGCGGCGACGAAGGCGTAG
- the eda gene encoding bifunctional 4-hydroxy-2-oxoglutarate aldolase/2-dehydro-3-deoxy-phosphogluconate aldolase, producing MDTHTLTAELAVRRLVPVVVIDDAADAPGLGRALVAGGLPLAEVTFRTAAAAEAIAALRDSVPEILVGAGTVLDVATVDVAVASGAQFVVAPGFNAEVVDHCLDRGVPVVPGVSTPTEIEMGLSRGLTLLKFFPAEAAGGLRLLGAMSAPYRTVRFMPTGGISPSNLPDYLQHPAVLACGGSWLATAPDIAAHRFEQIQRRTAEAVAVADSLATPPTADRPLHPSDK from the coding sequence ATGGACACGCACACCCTGACTGCGGAGCTGGCCGTGCGCCGCCTGGTGCCGGTCGTCGTCATCGATGACGCAGCGGACGCCCCCGGGCTCGGACGCGCCCTGGTCGCGGGCGGCCTGCCCCTGGCCGAGGTCACGTTCCGCACGGCGGCGGCGGCGGAGGCCATCGCGGCCCTGCGGGACTCGGTGCCCGAGATCCTCGTGGGAGCCGGAACGGTCCTCGACGTCGCCACGGTGGATGTCGCCGTCGCGTCCGGGGCGCAGTTCGTTGTCGCGCCGGGATTCAACGCCGAGGTCGTGGACCACTGTCTCGACCGAGGCGTCCCCGTCGTGCCGGGCGTGAGCACGCCGACCGAGATCGAGATGGGTCTGTCCCGCGGCCTCACCCTGCTGAAGTTCTTCCCCGCCGAGGCCGCGGGTGGCCTCCGCCTGCTCGGCGCGATGTCCGCGCCGTACCGCACCGTGCGATTCATGCCCACCGGCGGGATCTCACCGTCGAACCTGCCCGACTACCTGCAGCACCCGGCCGTCCTGGCCTGCGGCGGGTCCTGGCTCGCGACGGCACCGGACATCGCCGCCCACCGATTCGAGCAGATCCAGCGCAGGACTGCCGAGGCCGTCGCTGTGGCCGATTCGCTCGCCACTCCTCCCACGGCCGACCGTCCCCTCCACCCCAGCGACAAGTGA
- a CDS encoding SDR family NAD(P)-dependent oxidoreductase translates to MPDYTPTPGTALAGKVAIVTGGASGIGEAVARIFAANQAKVTMVDIDRERLDRVVAEIAAEGGDVVGVHADVCEEDAVRALFADTVTRWGHLDVLVNSAGRDSLSPPVSEVTLDEWNKTLGPNLTAVFLCCREAFRIMEQQESGGRIINMGSSSARLASGPGHSPYRASKHGMMGFSKNILLEGKDKNIGVTVINPSHVKTPMTEIIDQGLYDGDIPAYLDGWLDEKEREEGIHASCIDVSNVAEVTLYVATRTPDVTIPQFALYPTHKAHRYGMEV, encoded by the coding sequence ATGCCCGACTACACGCCCACCCCGGGTACTGCACTGGCCGGCAAGGTCGCCATCGTGACCGGCGGTGCCTCCGGCATCGGCGAGGCCGTCGCGCGCATCTTCGCGGCCAACCAGGCCAAGGTGACGATGGTGGACATCGACCGCGAGCGGCTGGACCGGGTCGTGGCCGAGATCGCCGCTGAGGGCGGCGACGTCGTGGGCGTGCACGCCGACGTCTGTGAGGAGGACGCCGTGCGGGCGCTCTTCGCCGACACGGTGACGCGATGGGGACACCTCGATGTGCTCGTCAACAGCGCGGGGCGAGACTCGCTGTCCCCGCCGGTGTCCGAGGTCACTCTGGACGAGTGGAACAAGACTCTCGGTCCGAACCTCACCGCCGTCTTCCTCTGCTGTCGCGAGGCCTTCCGCATCATGGAGCAGCAGGAGTCCGGCGGCCGGATCATCAACATGGGGTCGTCCTCCGCGCGGCTGGCCAGTGGCCCGGGCCACAGCCCGTACCGCGCGTCGAAGCACGGGATGATGGGCTTCTCCAAGAACATCCTGCTCGAGGGCAAGGACAAGAACATCGGGGTCACGGTCATCAACCCGTCCCACGTGAAGACACCGATGACCGAGATCATCGACCAGGGGCTCTACGACGGGGACATCCCGGCCTACCTGGACGGGTGGCTCGACGAGAAGGAGCGCGAGGAGGGCATCCACGCCTCCTGCATCGACGTCTCCAACGTCGCCGAGGTCACGTTGTACGTCGCGACGCGGACGCCTGACGTCACCATCCCGCAGTTCGCGCTCTACCCGACGCACAAGGCCCACCGCTATGGCATGGAGGTCTGA
- a CDS encoding galactitol-1-phosphate 5-dehydrogenase, with translation MKAVVLEAPNTLAYRDIPDPAPFGAKPVRVRIGAVGVCGSDVLRYGRGKAYHYPLVLGHEFSGVVDQVPEGSGLRPGQKVAVFPCLPDPADPLTRVGEYVLGSGYDYYGSRRDGAMAEWLWVPEDNLIPVPDSVPLVHAAIVEPAAVALHGVLKLDVPASASALVIGAGPIGALAAQWLRIRGVTRVLVADVDARKRGLMADLGFETVDASPGDTVEQVMERTGGRGVDISVEASGLPVTLQQAVTVAATFGQVLLLGDVSGDVTLPRELVSSVLRREVRILGTWNSKIAPAGHSEWEMVVDHVARGDLRVAPLISHAPSLAEAPDVFEDLLQRRTWYNKVVFAVADQARQELGDPSVAPQLASVGAR, from the coding sequence ATGAAGGCGGTCGTCCTCGAGGCCCCGAACACGTTGGCCTACAGAGACATCCCGGACCCAGCGCCGTTCGGCGCGAAACCGGTCCGGGTGCGGATCGGAGCGGTCGGCGTATGCGGGTCCGACGTACTGCGGTACGGCAGGGGCAAGGCCTACCACTACCCCCTCGTCCTCGGACACGAGTTCTCGGGCGTGGTGGACCAGGTGCCGGAGGGATCGGGACTGCGTCCCGGTCAGAAGGTGGCGGTCTTCCCGTGCCTGCCCGACCCGGCCGACCCCCTGACCCGCGTCGGCGAGTACGTGCTGGGTTCCGGGTACGACTATTACGGCTCGCGGCGCGACGGAGCGATGGCCGAGTGGCTGTGGGTGCCGGAGGACAACCTGATCCCGGTACCGGACTCGGTGCCACTGGTGCACGCGGCCATCGTCGAGCCGGCCGCCGTCGCACTGCACGGTGTCCTGAAGCTGGACGTCCCGGCGAGCGCCAGTGCGCTCGTCATCGGGGCGGGACCGATCGGCGCCCTTGCGGCGCAGTGGCTTCGGATCCGTGGCGTCACTCGCGTGCTCGTCGCGGATGTCGACGCCCGCAAGCGGGGACTGATGGCCGACCTCGGGTTCGAGACGGTCGACGCCTCGCCGGGCGACACCGTCGAGCAGGTGATGGAACGGACCGGGGGCAGGGGGGTCGACATCTCGGTCGAGGCGAGCGGGCTGCCCGTCACGCTTCAGCAGGCTGTCACGGTGGCTGCCACGTTCGGCCAGGTGCTGCTGCTGGGCGATGTCAGCGGGGACGTGACGCTTCCCCGTGAGCTGGTGTCGTCAGTGCTGAGGCGCGAGGTGCGAATCCTCGGCACCTGGAACTCGAAGATCGCACCCGCGGGCCACAGCGAGTGGGAGATGGTCGTCGACCACGTCGCGCGAGGCGACCTCAGAGTGGCCCCGCTGATCAGCCACGCCCCGTCCCTGGCCGAGGCCCCCGATGTCTTCGAGGACCTGCTGCAGCGGAGGACGTGGTACAACAAGGTCGTCTTCGCCGTGGCGGACCAAGCCCGCCAGGAGCTCGGCGACCCGTCCGTGGCGCCCCAGCTCGCATCGGTGGGTGCCCGGTGA
- a CDS encoding zinc-dependent dehydrogenase, translating to MKAAVFHAPGDIRVEDVPEPTVPDDGILVRVRAASICGTDLRISKHGHFKIPQGQHRVLGHEIAGDIVAVGHQVETHAVGERVSVTPNVGCGRCEFCLVGLNNMCPDYEAFGVSMDGAFEELMAVPGFALQRGNVFRIPDGVSYADAALTEPFSCCYRGQQALHIGMDDSVLVVGAGPIGIFHLLLSRLSGARRTIVANAGRPRLDIAERLGADVTVDVTTTDLADVVEAETGGRGVDVAITCVSAPQVQSDTVQLLATHGRLNFFAGLGGGEHPPIDTNRLHYKGLVLTGTTGSSNADYAASLQLVADGRVRPSDLVTMTVPLEGIADAFEHSASGAGMKAMVVFDGEDVR from the coding sequence GTGAAGGCGGCGGTGTTCCACGCGCCTGGAGACATCCGTGTGGAGGACGTCCCCGAGCCGACGGTGCCGGACGACGGAATCCTGGTTCGAGTGCGCGCAGCGTCGATCTGCGGCACCGACCTGCGTATCTCCAAGCACGGCCACTTCAAGATCCCCCAGGGGCAGCACCGCGTCCTGGGGCACGAGATCGCGGGTGACATTGTCGCGGTCGGGCACCAGGTGGAGACCCATGCCGTGGGCGAGCGGGTGTCCGTGACCCCGAACGTCGGGTGCGGCCGTTGCGAGTTCTGCCTGGTCGGACTGAACAACATGTGTCCGGACTACGAGGCCTTCGGCGTCAGCATGGACGGCGCGTTCGAGGAGCTCATGGCGGTGCCCGGCTTCGCCCTGCAGCGGGGCAATGTGTTCCGCATCCCCGACGGCGTCAGCTACGCCGACGCCGCCCTCACCGAGCCCTTCTCCTGCTGCTACCGGGGACAGCAGGCGCTGCACATCGGGATGGACGACTCCGTGCTGGTGGTCGGCGCCGGCCCCATCGGGATCTTCCACCTGTTGCTGAGCCGCCTCTCGGGCGCCCGACGGACCATCGTGGCCAATGCCGGCCGCCCTCGGCTCGACATCGCCGAGCGCCTGGGCGCGGACGTCACCGTGGACGTCACGACGACGGATCTGGCCGACGTGGTCGAGGCTGAGACGGGTGGCCGCGGGGTGGACGTGGCCATCACGTGCGTCTCGGCTCCCCAGGTGCAGTCGGACACGGTGCAGCTCCTCGCCACCCACGGACGCCTCAACTTCTTCGCCGGGCTCGGTGGCGGCGAGCACCCGCCCATCGACACCAACCGGCTCCACTACAAGGGCCTGGTCCTGACCGGGACGACAGGTTCCAGCAACGCCGACTACGCGGCCTCGCTTCAGCTGGTCGCCGACGGCCGGGTACGGCCGAGCGATCTGGTGACGATGACGGTCCCCCTTGAAGGCATCGCCGACGCATTCGAGCACTCCGCTTCCGGTGCCGGGATGAAGGCCATGGTCGTGTTCGACGGAGAGGACGTGCGATGA
- the glpK gene encoding glycerol kinase GlpK, whose product MTPRYVMAFDSGTTGIRAILFDHRGHIVSDAQQEFPQIYPQPGWVEHNPLDIWNTQITVAKRAMTDAGAGPEDVAGIGVTNQRETTVVWDRRTGQPVMNAIVWQDRRTAGFCDELKAMGFEEMVREKTGLVIDSYFSGTKVRWILDNVPGARERAEAGDLLFGTVDTWLIWNLTAGAAHVTDYTNASRTLMFNINTCQWDDELLAMLGVPRAMLPEARQTSEVYGHTAPDIFPGGSIPVAAACGDQHGALFGQACFEPGMVKCTYGTGASLLMNTGRAPVASQSGLLTTVAWGIDGRVEYALEGLIFVSAAIIQWLRDELKIVYDAEDSELSARRVKDTHGVYVVPALTGLAAPYWDPYARGAILGLTRGANRNHIIRAALESIDYQIRDVIGCMESDSGIATTEIRVDGGAARNNFLMQFQADILGVPVLRPTVIESSARGAAFLAGLATAFWDSQRELQDSFELDRRFEPQMTQETGDALYAGWQKAVSRVRDWEDH is encoded by the coding sequence ATGACACCCAGGTACGTGATGGCCTTCGACTCAGGCACAACGGGCATCCGAGCGATCCTGTTCGACCATCGCGGGCACATCGTGTCCGACGCCCAGCAGGAGTTCCCCCAGATCTACCCCCAGCCCGGGTGGGTGGAGCACAACCCGCTGGACATCTGGAACACCCAGATCACCGTGGCGAAGCGGGCGATGACCGACGCCGGTGCCGGCCCGGAGGACGTGGCCGGCATCGGCGTCACCAACCAGCGCGAGACCACCGTCGTCTGGGATCGCCGCACGGGCCAGCCGGTGATGAACGCCATCGTCTGGCAGGACCGGCGAACCGCCGGCTTCTGCGACGAGCTGAAGGCGATGGGGTTCGAGGAGATGGTCCGTGAGAAGACCGGACTGGTCATCGACTCGTACTTCTCCGGCACCAAGGTCCGCTGGATCCTCGACAACGTGCCCGGCGCCCGTGAGCGGGCCGAGGCGGGCGACCTGCTCTTCGGCACCGTCGACACCTGGCTGATCTGGAACCTCACCGCCGGCGCGGCCCACGTCACGGACTACACGAACGCGTCGCGCACGCTGATGTTCAACATCAACACCTGCCAGTGGGACGACGAGCTGCTGGCGATGCTGGGGGTTCCCCGCGCCATGCTGCCCGAGGCGCGCCAGACCAGCGAGGTCTACGGGCACACAGCCCCGGACATCTTCCCCGGGGGCAGCATCCCGGTCGCCGCCGCCTGCGGAGACCAGCACGGAGCGCTGTTCGGGCAGGCCTGCTTCGAGCCGGGCATGGTCAAGTGCACGTACGGGACCGGCGCCTCTCTGCTCATGAACACCGGCAGAGCGCCGGTGGCCTCGCAGAGCGGTCTTCTCACGACGGTGGCCTGGGGGATCGACGGCCGGGTCGAATACGCGCTCGAGGGGTTGATCTTCGTCTCCGCCGCCATCATCCAGTGGCTGCGGGACGAGCTGAAGATCGTGTACGACGCCGAGGACAGCGAGTTGTCCGCCCGCCGGGTCAAGGACACCCACGGTGTCTACGTCGTGCCGGCTCTGACCGGGCTGGCCGCGCCGTACTGGGACCCGTACGCGCGTGGGGCGATCCTCGGACTCACCCGAGGCGCCAACCGCAACCACATCATCCGGGCCGCCCTGGAGTCGATCGACTATCAGATCCGCGACGTGATCGGGTGCATGGAGAGCGACTCCGGGATCGCGACGACCGAGATCCGTGTCGACGGCGGCGCCGCCCGCAACAACTTCCTCATGCAGTTCCAGGCCGACATCCTCGGGGTGCCGGTCCTCAGGCCGACCGTGATCGAGTCGTCCGCCCGTGGGGCAGCCTTCCTCGCCGGACTGGCCACCGCCTTCTGGGACAGCCAGCGCGAGCTCCAGGACTCCTTCGAACTTGACCGCCGTTTCGAACCGCAGATGACCCAGGAGACCGGCGACGCGCTGTACGCGGGCTGGCAGAAGGCGGTCTCCCGCGTTCGCGACTGGGAGGACCACTGA